A stretch of Clostridia bacterium DNA encodes these proteins:
- the rpoC gene encoding DNA-directed RNA polymerase subunit beta', whose amino-acid sequence MLDANKFDKIRVSLASPEQIRSWSSGEVKKPETINYRTLKPEKDGLFCERIFGPTKDWECHCGKYKRVRYKGVVCDRCGVEVTKSKVRRERMGHIELAAPVSHIWYFKGIPSRMGLLLDISPRALEKVLYFVSYIVTDPGDTPLIRKQILTETEHRDFRKKYGADFQAGMGAESVRKLLEEVDLEKESHELKEILKTATGQKKIRATRRLDAVDSFLSSGNHPEWMVMEVIPVIPPELRPMVQLDGGRFATSDLNDLYRRVINRNNRLKRLIDLMAPDIIVRNEKRMLQEAVDALIDNGRRGRPVAGPGNRPLKSLSDMLKGKQGRFRQNLLGKRVDYSGRSVIVVGPDLKMNQCGLPRKMALELFKPFVMKRLVDDGIAYNIKSAKRMVEKGHDAVWDVLEEVAKNHPVLLNRAPTLHRLGIQAFDPVLVDGKAIRLHPLVCTAYNADFDGDQMAVHLPLSLEAQSEARLLMLSVNNILNPKDGKPVATPTQDMVLGSYYLTVERDGAKGEGMIFKDYTEAMLAYEFGEVTVHSKVSVRVNGHMLNTTIGRLIFNFEIPIPEELGYYNEEMGKKKLGQLVAKCYEKLGANATANLLDGIKALGYKYSTRAGLTISVADITVPENKKAILDATTIEVDKIQKQFRRGLLSEQERYDKVIRLWSTATEDVTDAMMKSLDRFNPVYMMANSGARGNVQQIRQLAGMRGLMADPSGRIMDIPIKANFREGLTVLEYFISTHGARKGLADTALRTADSGYLTRRLVDVSQDVIVREMDCGSIKGITVSEIKEGNNMIEPLEERIEGRYALEDIYDKSSGKVIVKGGEMIDATTAAEIVDAGIKQVTIRSVSTCETEHGVCAKCYGRNLANGMKVELGEAVGTIAAQSIGEPGTQLTMRTFHTGGVAGDDITQGLPRVEELFEARKPKGKAILSSTTGKVAIKEMEDGKRVVEVIGGDSGLETYAIPFNSRLKVRNGDVVSSGDTLTEGSIDPKELMKIKGIRGVQEYILKEVQKVYRMQGVDINDKHIEIIARQMTRKVTIEEPGDTELSIGMQINESKLKKANEQVLKEGGEPAIAKPMLLGITKASLATDSFFSAASFQETTRVLTEAAIKGKVDPLIGLKENVLIGKLIPAGTGLEEYRNVEIEVEEEEVAPPLVEDFVGSDEILETPEASLDI is encoded by the coding sequence TTGTTGGACGCTAACAAATTCGATAAGATTAGAGTTTCATTGGCTTCGCCTGAACAGATTAGATCTTGGTCTAGCGGTGAGGTCAAAAAGCCGGAAACCATAAACTATAGAACACTCAAACCAGAAAAAGATGGTTTGTTCTGTGAAAGAATCTTTGGGCCTACCAAAGACTGGGAATGCCACTGTGGAAAATACAAACGTGTACGCTATAAAGGTGTCGTTTGTGACCGCTGTGGTGTGGAAGTGACCAAATCCAAAGTACGTAGAGAAAGAATGGGCCATATCGAATTGGCTGCACCAGTTTCACATATCTGGTATTTCAAGGGAATCCCCAGCAGAATGGGTCTCTTGCTCGATATTTCTCCTCGTGCTTTAGAGAAAGTACTCTACTTTGTATCCTATATTGTGACAGATCCTGGTGATACGCCACTTATTCGGAAACAGATCCTGACGGAAACGGAGCACCGAGACTTTAGAAAGAAATACGGTGCAGATTTCCAAGCAGGTATGGGTGCTGAAAGTGTCCGTAAGCTACTGGAAGAAGTGGATCTCGAAAAAGAGAGCCACGAGCTGAAAGAAATTCTGAAGACTGCTACAGGACAAAAGAAGATACGGGCTACTAGAAGACTAGATGCTGTAGATAGCTTTTTGTCTTCTGGCAATCATCCTGAGTGGATGGTAATGGAAGTAATTCCCGTGATTCCGCCTGAACTGAGACCGATGGTCCAGCTCGATGGAGGCCGTTTCGCTACATCTGACTTGAATGATTTGTACAGAAGGGTCATCAACCGGAACAATCGACTGAAACGTCTGATTGATCTGATGGCGCCAGATATTATTGTGAGAAATGAAAAACGCATGCTCCAAGAAGCGGTGGATGCGTTGATAGACAATGGAAGACGAGGCAGGCCGGTAGCCGGACCAGGAAACCGTCCATTAAAATCCTTGTCGGATATGCTTAAAGGTAAGCAAGGACGTTTCCGTCAAAACTTACTCGGTAAAAGGGTGGACTATTCAGGACGTTCTGTTATCGTTGTGGGTCCAGATCTAAAAATGAACCAGTGTGGTTTGCCGAGAAAGATGGCCTTGGAACTATTTAAACCATTCGTTATGAAACGATTGGTAGACGATGGTATAGCCTATAACATCAAGAGTGCCAAACGTATGGTAGAAAAAGGTCATGATGCTGTTTGGGATGTTTTGGAAGAAGTTGCCAAAAACCACCCAGTACTATTGAACCGTGCACCTACCTTGCACAGATTGGGAATCCAAGCTTTTGATCCCGTTTTGGTGGACGGCAAAGCCATCCGCTTGCACCCGCTAGTATGTACTGCATACAATGCCGACTTTGATGGAGACCAAATGGCAGTTCACTTGCCTCTTTCTCTAGAAGCTCAGTCGGAAGCTAGGTTATTGATGCTGTCAGTTAATAACATCTTGAACCCCAAGGATGGTAAGCCAGTGGCTACGCCAACCCAGGATATGGTTTTGGGTTCATACTACCTGACAGTTGAAAGAGATGGCGCCAAGGGCGAAGGCATGATTTTCAAGGATTACACCGAAGCCATGTTGGCCTATGAGTTTGGCGAAGTAACCGTGCATAGCAAGGTGAGCGTTCGTGTCAATGGACATATGTTGAATACGACCATCGGCCGTTTGATCTTCAACTTTGAAATTCCCATTCCAGAAGAGCTAGGTTACTATAACGAGGAAATGGGCAAGAAAAAATTGGGTCAATTGGTAGCCAAGTGTTACGAAAAGCTAGGCGCCAATGCAACAGCAAACTTACTAGATGGTATCAAAGCCTTGGGTTACAAGTACTCAACAAGGGCTGGACTAACTATTTCGGTAGCAGATATTACGGTACCGGAGAATAAGAAGGCCATTCTAGATGCAACTACAATAGAAGTTGACAAAATACAAAAGCAATTCAGAAGAGGTCTTTTGAGTGAGCAAGAGCGTTATGACAAAGTAATTCGTCTTTGGTCTACGGCGACGGAAGATGTAACCGATGCCATGATGAAATCACTTGACCGATTCAACCCTGTGTACATGATGGCCAATTCTGGTGCACGTGGTAACGTACAGCAAATTCGTCAGCTGGCTGGTATGCGTGGCTTGATGGCAGACCCATCTGGTCGAATTATGGACATACCAATTAAAGCAAACTTCCGGGAAGGCCTAACGGTTTTGGAATACTTTATTTCAACACACGGTGCCAGAAAAGGTTTGGCGGATACGGCACTACGTACTGCTGACTCCGGATACCTAACCAGACGTTTGGTTGACGTTTCACAGGACGTCATCGTCCGTGAAATGGATTGTGGCAGCATAAAAGGCATCACCGTTTCCGAGATTAAAGAAGGAAACAACATGATTGAGCCGTTAGAGGAACGGATTGAAGGCCGCTATGCACTAGAAGATATTTACGATAAGAGTTCTGGTAAAGTAATTGTCAAGGGCGGCGAGATGATTGATGCAACCACGGCGGCTGAAATAGTAGACGCGGGAATCAAGCAAGTTACAATCCGCTCGGTTAGTACTTGTGAAACAGAGCATGGTGTATGTGCTAAATGCTACGGTAGAAACCTGGCAAACGGCATGAAGGTAGAACTTGGAGAAGCGGTTGGAACGATTGCAGCACAATCCATCGGTGAACCAGGAACCCAGTTGACCATGCGTACTTTCCATACTGGTGGTGTAGCCGGAGATGATATTACCCAGGGTCTTCCTAGGGTAGAAGAGCTTTTCGAAGCAAGGAAACCGAAGGGTAAAGCAATCCTATCTTCTACGACCGGTAAAGTAGCAATCAAGGAAATGGAAGATGGAAAACGAGTTGTAGAAGTTATTGGCGGCGACTCTGGACTTGAAACCTATGCGATTCCGTTCAATTCTAGACTTAAAGTTAGAAATGGTGATGTTGTTTCCTCTGGAGATACATTGACCGAGGGCTCTATCGATCCTAAAGAACTGATGAAAATCAAGGGAATTCGAGGAGTGCAGGAATACATATTGAAAGAAGTACAGAAGGTTTACCGGATGCAAGGTGTAGACATCAACGACAAGCATATTGAGATTATTGCTCGTCAGATGACACGGAAGGTAACCATCGAGGAACCAGGCGATACGGAATTGAGTATTGGCATGCAAATCAATGAAAGTAAATTGAAAAAAGCCAATGAACAGGTCCTAAAGGAAGGCGGAGAACCAGCAATTGCAAAACCGATGTTGTTGGGTATTACGAAAGCATCCTTGGCAACGGACTCATTCTTCTCAGCCGCTTCCTTCCAAGAAACTACGAGAGTCTTGACCGAGGCTGCCATTAAAGGCAAGGTTGACCCACTGATTGGTCTAAAAGAGAATGTGCTAATTGGTAAATTAATTCCTGCTGGTACAGGCCTTGAAGAATACCGTAATGTGGAAATTGAAGTGGAAGAAGAAGAAGTGGCACCACCGTTGGTGGAGGATTTTGTCGGTTCGGATGAAATCTTGGAAACCCCAGAAGCCTCGCTTGACATCTAA
- a CDS encoding ribosomal L7Ae/L30e/S12e/Gadd45 family protein, which produces MSLHELNDATTYVVGTKQTIRAIAEGQAKKVFLAKDADRFLQTEIEKLCQENQISIEGVSTMLELGRHVGIEVKAAVATIIGDEQ; this is translated from the coding sequence ATGTCCTTACATGAATTAAATGATGCGACTACATACGTCGTTGGCACCAAGCAAACGATAAGAGCAATCGCAGAGGGACAGGCTAAGAAAGTATTTTTAGCCAAAGACGCGGATCGATTTCTGCAGACGGAAATTGAGAAACTCTGCCAAGAGAATCAGATTTCCATAGAGGGTGTATCCACCATGTTGGAATTAGGCAGGCATGTCGGCATTGAAGTGAAGGCAGCCGTTGCCACCATCATTGGTGATGAACAATAG
- a CDS encoding 30S ribosomal protein S12, with protein sequence MPTINQLVKQGRKSAIKKSGSPALKNCPQKRGVCTRVYTTTPKKPNSALRKVARVRLTNGIEVTSYIPGIGHVLQEHSVVLIRGGKIKDLPGVRYHIVRGALDSSGVQDRKKSRSKYGTKRPKK encoded by the coding sequence ATGCCTACGATTAACCAATTGGTAAAACAAGGAAGAAAATCGGCAATCAAAAAGTCAGGCTCACCAGCCCTGAAAAACTGTCCGCAAAAAAGAGGTGTTTGTACCAGAGTCTATACTACGACTCCAAAGAAACCAAACTCAGCACTTCGTAAAGTGGCACGTGTGAGATTAACCAACGGAATTGAAGTAACATCCTATATTCCTGGTATTGGTCACGTTCTTCAAGAACACTCGGTGGTACTGATTCGCGGTGGAAAAATTAAAGATCTTCCCGGTGTACGTTATCACATCGTAAGAGGAGCATTAGACTCATCTGGTGTTCAGGATAGAAAGAAATCCCGTTCCAAGTATGGAACCAAAAGACCAAAGAAATAA
- the rpsG gene encoding 30S ribosomal protein S7 → MPRRAGVPKREVLPDPIYNSTVFTKLVNQIMLDGKKGQAEKICYGAFDIIAEKTGKDALEVFEQAMNNVMPVLEVKSRRVGGANYQVPIEVRPDRRQTLAIRWITKNVRARGGKTMKEKLALELLDAANNTGASVKKKEDVHRMAEANKAFAHYRW, encoded by the coding sequence ATGCCAAGAAGAGCAGGAGTACCAAAGCGAGAAGTATTGCCTGATCCTATCTACAATTCAACAGTGTTCACCAAACTGGTAAACCAAATCATGTTGGATGGTAAGAAGGGGCAAGCCGAAAAGATTTGCTACGGCGCCTTTGATATCATTGCTGAAAAAACAGGCAAAGACGCATTGGAAGTATTTGAACAAGCTATGAACAATGTTATGCCCGTTTTGGAAGTGAAATCAAGACGTGTCGGTGGTGCAAACTACCAGGTACCCATCGAAGTAAGACCGGACAGAAGACAAACGCTGGCCATTCGCTGGATTACTAAGAACGTTCGCGCACGCGGCGGTAAGACCATGAAAGAAAAGTTAGCTTTGGAATTACTAGACGCAGCAAATAACACTGGAGCATCTGTTAAGAAGAAGGAAGACGTACATAGAATGGCTGAAGCCAACAAAGCGTTTGCCCATTACAGATGGTAA
- the fusA gene encoding elongation factor G, whose translation MARKVSLEKTRNIGIMAHIDAGKTTTTERILFYTGRTHKIGEVHDGAATMDWMSQEQERGITITSAATTCEWRKHRINIIDTPGHVDFTMEVERSLRVLDGAVAVFCSVGGVEPQSETVWRQADKYNVPRLAYINKMDRMGANFFNGVNMIKERLGANAVPLQIPIGSEENFHGLVDLVTKEAIIYTDDLGTTNEKVEIPGELVDTVEEWHEFMLEAVAESDDVLMEKYLEGEELSVEEIKNAIRKATLEVKIIPVLCGSSFKNKGVQPLLDAVVDYLPAPTDVPSIVGHDVDDLDVEVLRHASDEEPFSSLAFKIMADPFVGKLTFFRVYSGVAASGSYVMNSSKGKKERFGRLLKMHANSREEIDEVRAGDIAAAVGLKNTSTGDTLCDMQDQVILESMEFPDPVIDVAIEPKTKADQEKMGVALQKLSEEDPTFRIHTDEDTGQTIISGMGELHLDIIVDRMMREFKVDATVGKPQVAYKETLGKAIRSEAKFAKQSGGRGQYGHVIIELEPLTRGTGYEFISEVVGGSIPKEFIKPVDQGIQEAMQSGVLAGFPTVDIKVRLVDGSYHDVDSSEMAFKVAGSMALKEGLRKSGAKILEPYMSIEVVMPEEYMGDVIGDINSRRGKIEGMEDRAGAKVVRGDVPLSEMFGYATDLRSKTQGRGNYTMQFSHYEEVPKNIAEEIIAKRQGK comes from the coding sequence ATGGCTAGAAAAGTTAGTTTGGAAAAAACTAGAAATATAGGAATTATGGCCCATATTGATGCCGGAAAAACGACGACTACCGAGAGAATTTTATTCTACACCGGACGGACCCACAAAATTGGTGAGGTTCATGACGGTGCAGCCACCATGGACTGGATGTCCCAAGAACAGGAACGTGGAATTACCATTACATCTGCGGCCACGACGTGTGAATGGAGAAAACATCGTATTAATATTATCGACACACCCGGACACGTTGACTTCACCATGGAGGTAGAACGCTCTCTGAGAGTCCTAGACGGCGCTGTAGCCGTTTTCTGCTCAGTCGGAGGGGTAGAACCCCAGTCGGAAACAGTTTGGCGTCAGGCGGACAAATACAACGTTCCGCGTTTGGCTTACATCAACAAAATGGACAGAATGGGCGCTAATTTCTTTAATGGCGTTAATATGATTAAAGAACGTTTGGGAGCCAATGCTGTTCCCTTGCAGATCCCCATCGGTTCAGAAGAAAATTTCCACGGACTTGTAGACTTGGTAACCAAGGAAGCAATCATTTATACAGATGACCTAGGAACGACCAACGAGAAGGTTGAAATTCCTGGAGAACTCGTGGATACGGTAGAAGAATGGCATGAATTCATGCTGGAAGCAGTAGCTGAAAGCGATGATGTTCTAATGGAGAAATATCTCGAAGGAGAAGAACTGAGTGTTGAGGAAATCAAAAACGCCATACGTAAGGCTACCCTAGAGGTTAAGATTATCCCGGTACTTTGTGGTTCCTCCTTCAAAAATAAGGGTGTACAACCATTATTGGACGCAGTAGTAGATTATCTACCTGCCCCAACGGATGTACCTTCTATTGTGGGACATGATGTAGATGATCTTGATGTAGAAGTCTTGCGTCATGCGTCAGATGAAGAACCATTTTCTTCATTGGCATTTAAAATTATGGCTGACCCCTTTGTAGGAAAACTTACATTCTTCCGGGTTTATTCCGGAGTAGCTGCCTCAGGTAGTTATGTGATGAATTCCAGCAAGGGTAAAAAAGAACGTTTCGGACGTCTGTTGAAGATGCACGCAAACAGTCGTGAGGAAATCGACGAAGTTAGAGCAGGCGACATTGCTGCTGCAGTTGGTCTGAAAAACACCAGTACTGGTGATACCCTTTGCGACATGCAAGACCAGGTAATTCTAGAATCAATGGAATTCCCCGATCCAGTTATTGACGTTGCAATTGAACCAAAAACCAAGGCAGACCAAGAAAAGATGGGTGTAGCCCTTCAGAAACTCTCTGAAGAAGACCCCACGTTCAGAATCCATACAGATGAAGACACAGGACAAACCATTATTTCTGGTATGGGAGAGTTGCACTTGGACATCATCGTAGACCGTATGATGCGCGAGTTTAAAGTAGATGCAACAGTTGGTAAACCTCAGGTTGCCTACAAAGAAACCTTGGGTAAAGCCATTCGTTCCGAAGCAAAATTTGCAAAACAATCTGGTGGACGAGGCCAGTATGGTCACGTTATCATCGAATTGGAACCTCTTACGCGTGGAACAGGATACGAGTTCATCAGTGAAGTCGTTGGTGGATCCATTCCGAAAGAGTTTATTAAACCAGTTGACCAAGGTATCCAAGAAGCCATGCAAAGTGGTGTTTTAGCTGGATTCCCAACGGTAGACATCAAGGTTCGTCTTGTAGATGGTTCCTATCACGATGTTGACTCATCGGAGATGGCGTTTAAAGTGGCTGGTTCCATGGCTTTAAAAGAAGGTCTAAGAAAATCCGGCGCGAAAATACTTGAACCCTATATGTCAATTGAAGTGGTTATGCCTGAAGAATACATGGGAGATGTTATCGGTGATATTAACTCCCGTCGTGGTAAGATTGAGGGCATGGAAGATAGAGCTGGTGCTAAGGTTGTACGTGGAGATGTGCCGCTGTCCGAAATGTTTGGATATGCAACAGACCTACGTTCTAAGACACAAGGTCGTGGAAACTACACGATGCAGTTCTCACACTACGAAGAAGTGCCAAAGAATATTGCAGAAGAGATTATTGCAAAAAGACAAGGTAAGTAA
- the tuf gene encoding elongation factor Tu has product MAKKKFERTKPHINIGTIGHVDHGKTTLTAAITMTLAKAGLAEIKDYASIDNAPEERERGITINTAHVEYETENRHYAHVDCPGHADYVKNMITGAAQMDGAILVVSAADGPMPQTREHILLSKQVGVPYIIVFLNKSDQVDDPELLELVEMEVRELLTEYDFDGDNTPIVTGSALMAIEKGDGTRENEFSGPIWELMDAVDAYIPIPERATDKPFLMPVEDVFTITGRGTVATGRVERGVVKIGDNVEIVGLQEETRKTVVTGVEMFRKLLDQAEAGDNIGVLLRGVDRKDIERGQVLAAPGSIHPHTKFSGEVYILTKEEGGRHTPFFNGYRPQFYFRTTDVTGMADLPEGIEMVMPGDRVEMSVELITPIAIEPGLRFAIREGGRTVGAGVVSSVAE; this is encoded by the coding sequence ATGGCTAAAAAGAAATTTGAAAGAACGAAACCCCATATTAATATCGGTACCATCGGTCACGTTGACCACGGCAAAACTACTTTGACCGCGGCCATCACGATGACCTTGGCAAAAGCTGGCCTGGCTGAAATTAAGGATTATGCATCCATTGATAATGCGCCAGAAGAAAGAGAACGTGGAATCACCATCAACACTGCACACGTTGAGTATGAAACTGAGAACAGACACTACGCACACGTAGACTGCCCAGGACACGCCGACTATGTTAAGAACATGATCACCGGTGCTGCTCAAATGGACGGAGCTATCTTGGTAGTATCTGCAGCAGATGGCCCTATGCCTCAAACAAGAGAGCATATCTTGCTTTCTAAGCAAGTAGGCGTGCCTTACATCATTGTATTTTTGAATAAATCCGACCAAGTAGACGACCCTGAGTTGTTGGAATTGGTTGAAATGGAAGTAAGAGAACTCTTGACCGAGTATGATTTTGATGGAGACAACACTCCAATCGTAACTGGCTCCGCTTTGATGGCCATCGAAAAAGGTGATGGAACCAGAGAAAACGAGTTCAGTGGTCCAATCTGGGAACTGATGGATGCAGTAGATGCCTACATTCCAATTCCAGAGCGTGCTACCGACAAACCATTCCTGATGCCTGTAGAGGACGTATTCACCATTACCGGCCGTGGAACAGTAGCAACTGGTAGAGTTGAGCGTGGCGTGGTTAAAATCGGCGACAACGTAGAAATCGTTGGATTGCAAGAAGAAACCAGAAAAACGGTTGTAACTGGCGTAGAGATGTTCAGAAAGCTTCTAGATCAAGCAGAAGCAGGAGACAACATCGGCGTACTGTTGCGTGGTGTAGATAGAAAAGACATCGAAAGAGGACAAGTACTTGCGGCTCCAGGAAGCATTCATCCGCATACGAAGTTCTCCGGCGAAGTATACATATTGACGAAAGAAGAAGGCGGAAGACATACACCGTTCTTCAACGGTTACAGACCTCAGTTCTATTTCAGAACGACAGACGTAACTGGTATGGCAGATCTACCAGAAGGTATTGAGATGGTAATGCCTGGCGATAGAGTTGAGATGAGCGTAGAACTGATTACGCCGATCGCAATTGAGCCCGGACTGCGTTTCGCAATTCGTGAAGGTGGAAGAACTGTTGGCGCAGGGGTTGTATCTTCTGTAGCTGAGTAG
- the rpsJ gene encoding 30S ribosomal protein S10 has product MANEKIRIRLKAFDHRLLDQSANNIVETAKNTGATVSGPVPLPTEKNIFTILRSPHVNKDSREQFEMRTHKRLIDIIQPTPKTVDSLMRIDLPAGVDIEIKL; this is encoded by the coding sequence ATGGCTAACGAGAAGATCAGAATCAGACTGAAGGCATTCGATCACAGACTTTTGGATCAAAGTGCAAATAACATCGTGGAAACAGCGAAGAATACTGGTGCAACAGTATCCGGTCCAGTACCATTGCCTACGGAGAAGAACATCTTCACCATTCTCAGATCACCTCATGTGAATAAAGATTCACGAGAGCAGTTTGAGATGAGAACACACAAAAGGTTGATCGATATTATCCAACCTACACCGAAGACGGTGGATTCTTTGATGAGAATCGACCTGCCGGCAGGTGTGGATATTGAAATCAAGCTGTAG
- the rplC gene encoding 50S ribosomal protein L3, producing the protein MSKGILGKKLGMTRIFQDGKVIPVTVIEAGPCVVTQIKTKENDGYEAIQVGFSPVKEKNVNKPAKGHFAKAGVAPTRYLREFRVDNVADYTVGQEIKLDIFEDGEIVDVIGKSKGKGFAGVIKKNHFHCGPMAHGSKYHRGPGSLGAMGPARVFKGRPLPGRMGGNRVTVQNLTVAKVDVDKNVILVKGAIPGSKKGLVTVRSAVKAK; encoded by the coding sequence ATGTCTAAAGGAATTTTGGGCAAAAAACTTGGAATGACGCGAATCTTCCAAGACGGTAAGGTAATTCCTGTGACAGTAATCGAAGCAGGGCCTTGCGTAGTCACACAAATTAAAACCAAAGAAAATGACGGCTATGAGGCAATTCAAGTCGGTTTTTCTCCGGTCAAGGAAAAAAATGTCAACAAACCAGCCAAAGGCCATTTTGCTAAAGCAGGCGTAGCACCCACACGCTACCTGAGAGAATTCAGAGTGGACAATGTGGCGGACTACACTGTAGGTCAGGAAATCAAACTGGACATCTTTGAAGATGGCGAGATTGTAGACGTGATTGGCAAGAGCAAGGGTAAAGGTTTCGCAGGTGTCATTAAGAAGAATCATTTCCACTGTGGACCAATGGCGCATGGTTCTAAGTATCATAGAGGACCAGGTTCTCTAGGAGCGATGGGCCCAGCTCGTGTATTCAAAGGTAGACCCCTACCAGGACGCATGGGTGGCAACAGAGTAACTGTTCAAAACTTGACAGTTGCAAAAGTGGATGTTGACAAAAACGTTATCTTAGTTAAGGGCGCGATTCCTGGATCAAAAAAAGGTCTAGTAACTGTACGTAGCGCTGTAAAAGCTAAGTAA
- the rplD gene encoding 50S ribosomal protein L4: MAKTAVMNIEGKKVSDLELNDSVFAAEFNEATVHNVVVMQLANKRQGTQSTKTRAEVAGGGRKPWRQKGTGRARVGSSRNPVWKGGGIAFGPKPRDYSYTMPKKARRVAMKSVLSDKLASDNLIVLDALNVEPKTKEMIRVLGNLKVDKKALVVTNAVESAVVRSASNIQGVKTAIVDEMNVYDVVNADVLIMTEEAIKKIEEVLANA; this comes from the coding sequence ATGGCTAAAACAGCCGTAATGAATATTGAAGGAAAAAAAGTTAGCGATTTGGAACTTAACGATTCCGTATTCGCTGCTGAATTCAATGAAGCGACTGTACACAATGTCGTTGTGATGCAATTGGCCAACAAGCGACAAGGTACACAATCTACCAAAACCAGAGCAGAAGTAGCTGGCGGCGGAAGAAAGCCTTGGAGACAAAAAGGCACAGGTCGTGCCAGAGTGGGTAGTTCAAGAAACCCAGTTTGGAAGGGCGGCGGTATCGCATTTGGACCTAAACCTAGAGATTATTCATACACCATGCCTAAAAAGGCTAGAAGAGTGGCAATGAAATCTGTATTGTCTGACAAATTGGCTAGCGACAACTTGATTGTGCTGGATGCATTGAACGTAGAACCCAAGACCAAAGAAATGATTCGGGTTCTTGGAAACCTAAAAGTAGATAAAAAAGCGTTGGTCGTAACCAATGCAGTGGAATCTGCAGTAGTACGTTCAGCAAGTAATATCCAAGGCGTTAAGACTGCCATTGTGGATGAAATGAATGTATACGACGTAGTCAATGCAGATGTATTGATTATGACAGAAGAAGCTATTAAGAAAATTGAGGAGGTGCTGGCAAATGCGTAA
- the rplW gene encoding 50S ribosomal protein L23: protein MRNPQDVLIRPVVTEKALRMMEENKYTFFVDTDANKIEIKNAVHKQFNVDVEKVTTVTVRGKKRRQGRFVGKTSDRKKAIVKLKAGSKIELFDNL from the coding sequence ATGCGTAACCCTCAAGATGTATTGATTCGTCCAGTAGTCACTGAGAAAGCATTGCGTATGATGGAAGAAAATAAATATACTTTCTTCGTTGATACGGATGCCAACAAGATTGAAATTAAAAATGCTGTACATAAGCAATTTAATGTCGATGTTGAAAAAGTGACAACTGTAACAGTTAGAGGTAAAAAGAGAAGACAGGGGCGCTTCGTGGGCAAAACATCTGACCGCAAGAAAGCGATAGTTAAGCTAAAGGCCGGCAGCAAAATTGAGCTGTTCGATAACCTGTAG
- the rplB gene encoding 50S ribosomal protein L2, translating into MAVKKFKPTSPGIRTMTVSTFEEITKTSPEKSLIAPLPKKSGRNNQGRMTVRHKGGGQKRQYRIIDFKRTKDDIPAKVAAIEYDPNRSANIALLHYADGEKRYILAPVGLKVGATIYSGVDQDIKAGNSLPLSSIPVGTQIHNIELKEGKGGQLVRTAGAVAQLMAKEGNYAQVRLPSGEVRMIHIRCRATIGQVGNLSHENITLGKAGRSRWLGIRPSVRGVVMNPNDHPHGGGEGRSPVGRKHPVTPWGKPARGARTRKKKKASDKFIVRRRYSK; encoded by the coding sequence ATGGCAGTTAAAAAGTTCAAACCTACTTCCCCTGGTATCAGAACAATGACCGTTTCCACGTTTGAGGAAATTACGAAAACGTCTCCGGAGAAATCTTTGATTGCTCCGCTGCCAAAGAAATCCGGTCGTAACAACCAGGGAAGAATGACCGTCCGACATAAGGGCGGCGGACAAAAAAGACAGTATCGTATCATCGACTTCAAGAGAACCAAGGACGATATCCCGGCTAAGGTTGCGGCAATTGAATATGACCCCAACCGTTCCGCCAACATCGCTTTGCTGCACTATGCAGATGGTGAAAAGAGATATATCTTGGCTCCGGTAGGCCTAAAAGTTGGCGCTACAATTTATTCTGGTGTCGATCAAGACATAAAAGCAGGTAATAGCTTGCCTTTGAGCAGCATTCCTGTAGGTACCCAAATTCACAACATCGAGCTTAAAGAAGGTAAAGGCGGTCAGCTTGTTAGAACAGCCGGCGCCGTGGCCCAACTAATGGCAAAAGAAGGCAATTACGCGCAAGTGAGATTACCGTCTGGCGAAGTAAGAATGATTCACATTCGTTGCAGAGCTACCATTGGTCAAGTCGGAAACCTGAGCCATGAGAATATTACTCTTGGTAAAGCAGGACGTTCTAGATGGTTGGGAATCAGACCTAGCGTACGTGGTGTTGTAATGAATCCAAACGATCACCCACATGGTGGTGGTGAAGGACGTTCACCTGTTGGTAGAAAACACCCAGTTACACCTTGGGGTAAACCAGCACGTGGCGCAAGAACTAGGAAGAAAAAGAAAGCTTCTGACAAGTTTATTGTAAGAAGACGCTATTCTAAGTAA